The genomic interval GAACGTCCAGGAGAGTGGTGGCCAGGCGGACGACATGACCGCGAGCATGCGAGGGGGAAGGCAGTTCGTCGCTCACCGCGAACAGCCGACGCATCTCGTCAGTCGGGAAGGGGAGTCCGCTGTGCCGCACGACCCGGGCGAGCAGCACAGCGGCCTGCCGGAACTCCTCGGCAAGCGAATCGACGTCGGCCGGGGAGAGGTGTACGTCCTCATCGAGTACGGCGTTCAACGCGTCGTAGACGTGGTCGCCGATCGGCTCGCTCCTGACGGAACGGCGCAGCGACGTCAGGAGCGTGTCCAGCGTCGCGTCGTCGGTCGCGAACCGCTGACCCAGCGGCGAGTGCGCGGCTACGTCGGTGACGGCCACCATCACGACCTCCCCGCGGGGAGCTGGAAGGAACACCATGTCCGCGTGCCGCACTCGCTGACACCCCAGTCGTCCGCAAGGCCATCAACCAGATACAGACCCCGACCGCTTTCATCGTCGTCACTCACGGGGCGCAGCCGTGCCGGAGTCGAGGAGCCGTCGGTCACCTGGACATGCAGCTTGTCGGCGGAGTACGACACCCGCAGTTCGACAGGGTGCTGCGCCTTCCCGTGCCGGATGGCATTGGTGACCAGCTCCGACACGACCAGCGTGGCAACATCGACCAAATCGTCGAGCCTCCAGTGACGCAGTTTTGCGGTCGTGATCCGCCGCATCTGCCCGACGCGAGACTCCTCGGGGGCAAAGGCCACGGCGAAGCCGTCTCGTACGTCTCGTCTGAGCGGTATGAAGGTCGAGGCGAGCGTGGTCGCCGGTGCACTCACCACTGCCCGCTCCCGCCCACCGGGACCGCACGTCGGGCCGCCGCGTCCGGAACGAACCCTTCAGGGAGGACGAACCGGGGCTGGCCCAGTGCCCGCCAGCACACCCGGTCCCCGGTGAACGCCGTCCGTGCGTGGAGCCACCGGCTGTTGTCCAGCACGTACCCCTGCCCCGGCAGGAGCGGCAACCGCACCTGCTGGCGCTGGAGCGCGGTACGGAGCACCGGGAGGTGAGGTTGCACGATCGGGCTGAACCGGGCCAGTCCGTCCAGCCGCAGCCGTACGGCCACCCGATGGTCGTCGTAGACGGTGAAGACCTGAGACGGATGCCCGTCACCACCGCCGAAGTAGGCGGTGCACCGCTGGCTGAGCACCCGGACCGACGTGGGGGAGCGCGTGAGGAGGTCGGCGTGCACAGCACGCCCGTCAACGAGAATGCTGTCGCCGCCGCTTTCGGCGGCCTGCCCGCAGACCAGCAGCATCAGCCGGGGCGGAACCGGGATACCGGAGCGTTCGGTGTGCGGTTCCAGGCCACCGTTCCCGAGCCCCGCGAACCCGGCACGCCCCGCATGTCGGCGGGTGTCGCGCAGGGTGGTGAGGCCGTCGGAGTCGGAGTCGCGATGCGCGGCGACCGTCATGATCCGGGCGGCCAGCGCCAGGACATCGGTACGCGAAGCGACCCCCGTCAGCACCACGAGACCGCTGTCGCGCAGCCCCGCAGTGATGCGGTCTGTCGCGCCGGGAAGGGAAGCGTTGACGCAGTGGTGGGCCAGAGCTGCTTGCGTCTGCTGCGGGGGAAGACGGCGCATCACGTGACTCCTTGGCGTGGGTTGGAACACCAACCTGGAACGGTGTCGGCCGGGGGTAAAGCGACAGATTGTCGACTCGGCCAAATCGCCCACAACGCACGCCTGTTGCCGCTTGCGTGCTACGTTCCGAAGACTCCCCAACCGCTGTGACCGTGAGGGACCGCGATGGCCTACACGCCTCCCACCTGGCCCGTCTCCGTCAAGGGTGTCGCCCTGGACGCACATGGCCGGGTGCTGCTGCTGAAGAACGAACGCGAAGAGTGGGAGCTGCCCGGCGGACGCCTGGAACCCACCGACCTCTCCCCGGAGGAGACGGTGGTCCGCGAGGTCAGCGAAGAATCCGGGTGGGTGGTCAAAGCCGGGCCCCTGCTGGACGTCTGGATCTACCAGCCGCTCCCGGAAACGAACCCGGACCGCCGCGTCGTGATCGTCACCTACGGGTGCACCGTCCTCACCCCCGACACCGCACCCGTCCTGAGCCACGAACATAAGCAGATCGGCCTCTTCACCGCGGGCGAAGTCTCCGCACTGCGCATGCCCGACGGCTACAAGCAGTCCATCGCCACCTGGTACCAGACTCAGGAGTAGCGACCTATGAGCGACCGCCAGGAAGCGAGGGGGCCGTCGGCCCGCCACGCCCTGTGGCACTGGGCAACACCCCAGGCTCAACTGCTCCTCGCGGCCCGTGAACTCGGGCCCATCCTGCGGTTCTACCGGGCTGTGCACGGCATCAACCAGACCGAACTTGGCACCCTGCTCGGCTACGACAAGACGATGGTCTCGGCCATGGAGCTGGGCAAACGCGCCCTGAACGACACCACCGCCCGCCGCCACGTTGCAGAAAGACTGCGGATTCCCCCGCACGTCCTTGGCATCACCGACCCCGCCGACACCGACCACCGGGCGATGCTCCAGTTCGGGCAGTCCACCGTCCGCCTCGCCGAGATCGCCCGTCAGTCCGGCCACGCCTCCGAAGCCGTCGCCGAACTGTGGCCGCTGGTGGCCCGCCTGGAAGCCCGCGTCGAAGACGGACACACCGAACGCGACGTCCTGCGCCTCCTCGCCGAAGCACGCGTCGGACTCGGCGTCGCCCTCGGCAACGTACTGCCCGAGGAACGCCTGCCCACCGCAGCGAGCTGGACCGGCAAGAGCCTCCAGATCGCCCACTACTTCGACGACCCCGCCTTCACCTCCCAAATCCTGCGGATGCACGGCAACGAACTCCGCAAAGCCCACCTGACCGGGGCCGCAGTCCACCGCCTGCAACAGGCCGTCACCCTCGCCCCGGACGACACCGCCCGCGCCGCCGCCCTGCCTCTTCTCGCCCGCGCCGCCGGCGCCCTCCACGACCAGAACCTGTTCGACACGGTGGTGCGCGAGACGGACCGGCTCCTGGAGCGGGCCGAGCACACGTCGCTGTTCAACCCGTTCGCCCTCCACGAGATCCGACTCCGCGGCCTCGTCTCGACCGGACGGCAGGACATCGCCATAAGGCTCGTCGACCAGACACCGGACCACGTGGGAACCGGCGCGCAGTGGGCCGTGATCGCCCGCATCACCTGCGCCCGCGTACGACTCCTCGGCGGGGACCACACCGGAGCCGAAGACTCCCTCACAGCAGCCCTCACCGAAGCAGTCCGCCAACGCCTCCCGCACCAACTGCAACGCATCATCCGCACGGCCGCCGACCACCTTCCCGACGTACGGGACGCAGCAGGGACGGCCCTTGACGGCATACGGCGCGAGATGGCCGCGTAGGGCAACCGGCACCGCTCTCCGGACACTGGCAAAGACGCTGCCCGACCCGGCCTGCTTGTCCACCAGCTCCGTCTGCTGGTCCAACTGGTGCTTCGCGCCCAGCGGCCCAGGTGCATCAGGGTCGAACGCGGTGTCGAATCTGGTTACTTCGGTCAACATGAGAGTTCCTGACGGCAGGCGCTGTTACGGGCGGCATGTGACGTTCGGAAGGTTCGACAGCGTGCTGCTTCCGCAGGTATCACCGCCATCGCACGACGGGTGCCACCCGCATCTCATCCGCGTGCCGCAGACACACAGGTGCTCGGGTGGAGTGCGTGACGGGGGCTCCAGCGCAACCGGTCGGGCACTGATCCAGGTGGTCAGAGTCCCCGAGCGGGTGAGAACTCCGTGCCTATCCCCGAGAAGCTCGCAGTATGGAAGACGCCCTCAACCGACCCGACGCAGGCGGTGAACACCGCAGAGACCACCTGGTAGTGCCGCGGGGATACCACTGGGATGACACCTTCGCGCCATCTCGCCACAACTGGCCTGCACAACAAGCCGCTTGAGGTATTCATGAACGCGACGGAAGCGTCCTGTTTGAGCTCGCAGCCACCTGCCGAGCAGGCCGAAAGGAACCTGTCGCCATGGCGGGGAAGACACTGCTCTGGTCACTCACCACGGCCACGGGCACGACCTACAAGATGTTCAAGCACGCCTACGAGCGCACCGCGCGGGAAATGGCCCGAGACTCCGGCGACCAGACCCTCCGATCCGCCACCGTCTCGGAGCAGACCTACCGCCGATGGACATCCGGGAACATCCAGACGCTCCCCGCACAGCCAGCACCGCTCGTTCTCGCCCGCATGTTCCCCGGCTGCACCGCGCGGCAACTCCTCGACACCCCAGAATCCCCGGCTCGAACCCACGCTGTGGAAATGCATCACGCACCTGCGCCCTATGGAGGCACTGGCCCTCTTCTGCCTCCGGCGGAGTCCACACCGCACCGGTATACGTCCGGAGTCCCGGGCGCTGAGACGGCTGGCCCCTACCGTGGCCCAAGCGACGAGCGGGCCCAGCAGTTCGGCACTTCTCCTGCGCCCGTCTTCCACCGCGAAGACGACTGGATCGACATGTTCCGACGCCGCGTCGACAGGACCCTTGCCGCCGGAAGCGTCAGTTCCCGTCAACTCGACCTCCTTGACGAACGACTCCTCCTCCACCGCCACCAGTACATAAGCCGCCCCCCGCGCGAAATGCTCATGGCACTGCTGGAAGACCTCCGAGAAGTACAACTGCTCGCCTCCGAGCGGCAGCCCGCCGCAACCCAACTGCGGCTCTCCGAGATGACGTCAGTCCTCGCGACCCTCGTCGCCGACGCCCTGATGAAACTCGGCAGCCTCCGCCAGGCCAGCGACTGGTACGCCACCGCGCTGACTGCCGCGGACGACAGCCGGAACCTTGACATGAGGGCGCGAGTCCGGGTTCAAGCCGCCATGCTCCCGTACTACTACGGGCCCCTCGACGAAGCCGTCCGACTGGCGGCAGAAGCCCGCACCCTCCTCCAAGAACAAGGAAGCGGCGCATCCACCCTTGCCTTCGCCGCAGCGGCCGAGGCCCGCGCCCGCGCCCGAAACGGCGACACAGAGGGCGCCTTGCGCATCATGCATCTCGCCGAGGACGCCTTCGCATCCGCCGCCCCCACACAGGCGACAGACGCATGGGCCTTCCCCGAACGCCGTTTCCTGCTCTACCTCAGCGGCATCCTCACCTACCTCAACCACACCCGCGAGGCGGAAAAGATCCAGAATCGCGCCCTCAGCCTCTACGCCGCCCAGCAAGGCAGCATCGACCCCGCACTGCTGAACATCGAGCGCGCACTCTGCCTCGCCAGGGATCATCACCTCAGCGAAGCCTTCACCCTCGCCGGCCGCGCCTACCTCGACGTACCCGCCGACCACCGCACACAGATCCTCGGGGCCAGAGCCCAAGACGTCCTGAACGCCGCACCACAGCAGATGCGCACCGTCCGAGCAGGCATTGAACTCCAGGAGATCCTGGCCCTGCCCCGCGGAAGCCAGTGACACACCTGCTCGACATCCCGCAGCCTGTCCCTATGACAGCACCGATCCACGGCGGCTACACCGAACACGAGATGACCGACCTGTTGACCCGCACCTGTGAAGCAGCAGGTCTCGACGCCACCGGGGCCGTCCTCCTGAGAGGACAGACAAACGCCGTCCTGCGACTCGCACACGACCCCGTCGTGGTGAAGATCGCCAGAAAGGGAACCCCGGCAACCACCGTCACCCGCACCGTGCGCTTCGTGCAGTGGCTCATGGAACTCGGCTTCCCCACCGTCCCCCTACACCGCCCCGACCTTCAACCAGTTTCTCTCGGTGAACAGTCGGCCACCCTGTGGACGTACCTGCACCAGCCCAGCCACCCCGTCGCCGCGCAAGCCCTCGCGAAACCCCTCAGCACCCTGCACAGCCTCGGAAACCCACCCGTCCAGCTTCCTCACCTCGACGTCTGCACAGCGATCCGCCGCTCCCTGAACGCGACCACCACCCTGCCGCAAGATGACTTGGACTACCTACACAAGCGCGTCGACACCCTCGACCGCCAACTCGCCGAAGTCCGCTTCGAGATGCCCCGTTCAGTTCTCCAGGGCGACCCCCAGCACGGCAACGCACTCCACGACGGAGATCGAGCAGTCCTCTGCGACTGGGACAGCGCCACCATCGGACATCCGGAATGGGATCTCGTTACCGTCGAAGTGCATTGCCGCCGCTTCGGCTACGACACTGCCCACTACGCCAGTTTCGCTGACGCCTACGGCTGGGACATCCGGCAGTGGGCGGGGTACCGGGTACTTCGCGACCTGAGGGAACTTCGCATGATCACCACAAACGCCCGCAAAGCCACCCATGAGCCCGCAAAGGCGGCGGAAATTCGGAGCAGGATCGCAGCAGACCGTTCTGGCGATCATCACTTGCGATGGAACATCCTTTAGCCCACGGAGGCCCGGCCCCAGAGCCCACCCACCACTGGTTGAGCGCAGGGCAGTGCTCACCACCGCCTCACGTGAGTCGGTGGTGAGCACTGGCCACAGCTGCCGCACCGGTCGGCCCCGAGTGGAACGTTCCACTCGGCCCACCGGCCGCAAGGCGGCAGGAGCGGGGAACGTTCCCCGGTGGTATTAGCCCTGGAGCGTAGTGATGTCTGCTGGTTCTGCCGGTTCTGCATGACGGACAGAGGGCTCAGGCGCGGACTCGCTGCGGTAGAGCCACTCCGGGAGCAGCTGGTGGACGACCGGCAAGGCCATCACTCGGGTGATGCCTGCCGCGACCGCCACTGCCACCGCCACACCGGCAGTGGACTGCGGAATCCCGGACGCGTCGATGATCAGCGGCAGTGCAGCCGCGACACCCAGGAGGGTCTGAAGGCCGGTACGAAGGGTTCTCTGGTTGGCGTCGGACATGAGGGTGTCTCCTACTTCGCGGGAATCTTGAGGGTCTGGCCCGGGTGGATGGTGAATGGCTTGACGATGTTGTTCTCGCGGGCGAGGGCCTGCCAGTTCACGCCGAGCCGCTCACCGATTCCGGAGAGGGTGTCGCCGCCGCGCACCGTGTACGTCGAAGAACCGGAAGCACCCGGCTTGCCCTTGAGCCGGGCGGCGACGTGCTGACGGAGCCCGCTCATGGCGAAGCCCTTCGGATCGACCTTCCCCGGCTGCCACTCCAGGTGACCGATGACGCTCGCCGCACCCCAGCCGTGCGCCCGGCACAGGGCCGTCGAGACACGCTCGATGGCCTCCAGCTGGGCCGCCGTCCACGGGTCACGGCCGTCGCCGAGGTTTTCGCATTCCCAACCGTAAAAGTGCGGATTGCCGTCTTTGTCGGCCCTCGCCGCGCGGGGCAGCGGCTTCTCGGCGATGACCGCCTGGAGGACCGCGCTGTCGCCCTTGCCCGCATGATTCGCCCGGCCGTGGCCGATCAGGTAGACCGTGCCGTCCTTCGCGATAACCCCATGGCACAGAGGGCCCGGCAGGTCCGAGTACCCGTTCTCGCAGATGCTGACCGTGCTGTTCGTTCCAGACGTGACGGTGTGGTGGATCATCACCCCGTGCGTCGGCCCCCATGGACCCTTCGCGTTGCGGTTGTGGGTTTGCCAGCCGGGCCGCTCGATCACGCGGACGCCTTCGGCCTGTAGTGCTGCGACCAGACGGTCAGCAGTTAGTGGTGTCGCCACCTTGGTACTCGAATCTCCCCGCGCCCGAGTCGTCCCGTGGTGCTTGCTGGTGGTCCCTACTTCGCGGTGCCCGCCGAGAGCAGCCACAGCTGCAACGCCATCAGCAGCAGCGGCGCGACGAACGAGCTGATCACCAGACGACGTGTTGCCGCAGCCGCGGCTTGGTCCTCGCGCCGCTGCCCCTCGCCGCGCTCGGTGATCTGGTCGTGCTCGCTCCGCAGGCCGGCGAGCCCAGCCTCGACCTGTCCGATGCGTTGCTCGGTTGCCCGCTGGTCGGCCCGGTAGACGTCCTGCGTGACCACCTGGTCCAGGCGGGCGGCGAGCTGGGCGAGGTCACCGCGCAGGTCCTCGCGCAGTTGTGAGACGGCGCGGTGCAGCTCCCACAGGGTGGGTTCGGCGCTTGGCGGCACGGACACCGCAGTCCTCCAACAGCCCCACGCCTGCACGTCAGCCTACGGGGGCGGGGACCACACCTGAACGTTTAGGTGTGCTAGCCCACCCCAACATCGAAATCAATACTAGCTTTGACCCTTATAACTTGAAGGGTTCCCCCCCCGGGGGGGTGTCCCGTCTAGTAGATTGGGAGTCACCCGCCAACAACAGATGTGAAGTTCAGCATCAACTTCTCATCAATTTATGCATCTCTGACCGCCAACAGAGCTGCCTTCAATCCCGGTAGAAAGCCCTGCTCCGGCTCAGGCTGGAGCAGGGCTTCCGGGAGCGGGCACCGTACGGCTGGCGACCACGGTGTTGAGACCACCGTGGTCGCCAGCTACAGCAGGACGTCCGCGAGCTTGCCGATCAGCGTAGAGACGACTGCCGCTACAACGATCAGAGCGAGATTGCGGCGCCCAAGCTTTCGGGGCAGCTCCTTGATGTGCTTGCGCATGGTGATCCTCTCAGCTCAAGCCTTGGACAAGCCAAGGACAAATGGCGAGAGAGGGCGCCGAGTGCAAGGCACCTGCGAATTCTATGAGCTGATGTCAGTGACGTCTGGTGTATGCCGACATCTGCGGTATCTAAATTTTCGGCACGCCATGATTCAGTAAAAGGGAATGCAGGGCTAGGGGATTCCTGATAAAGGGACGGGTTGATTTGGTTGTCCGTGTTACCCCCTATCGGCCGTCGATCAGCTGTTCCGCGAGGAACGGAGAGAACGTTCCCGCAGGCACGTCCGGGGCTGTGCCGCACATGCCATCGGAGTCGCCCGGCACCTTGATCCACAGCAGGTACTCGGCCCCGCCTACCCCGATGCTGCTCGGCACCCCGAGACGCCGCCCGCCCGGGTTGCAGTAGTCGACGTGCTGCCCGGCTCCGTCCATCGCACCGTTCCCGTTGCGGGACGTGTCGATCACGAACCGCACCCCTGGCACGCCCAGCCCTGCCAGCGCCTGGGAAACCTGCGTCCCGTACGTCGCCGAGATGTCGGTCGCGTCGAAGTTCGACACCCCCACCGCGAAGCCCTTCGTCGCGGCCACTCCGGCAGCGGCCAGCCGGGCGGACATCTCCTGCGGCTTGATCCACGTGGCATTCCCGCCGTCGAGGTAGGCCCGCACGTGCGGCAGCTTCCCCAACGCCTCCGCGGCGTACTTGATCAGCCCTAGCCGTTCAGCCCGCGCCGTGTCGTCCCGCAGTCCCTGGATCTGGGCAAGCGCGTCAGGTTCGACGATCACTAGCGCGGGACGGTCTCCGATGCCGGCCGCCACGGCATCAACCCACGTGCGGTACAGCTCAGCGGACTTCGCGCCGCCGTGGCTCTCCCCACCGTTGTCCCGGTTGAACACGTTGTAGACGGCGAGGATCGGCAGCAGCCCGGCCGCCGCAGCAGCGGACACGTAGGTGTCCACGTCAGCCTGCACGTCCTTGTTCCAGTCGCCGAACCACTTCGCCGTCGGCCGCCGCACCAGCCCACGGGTGATCTTGTCGACGCGCGGGTCCTTCGGATAGTCACGCACCCACTTCGCCGCGTTCGAGTCCGCGTCAACGAAGAACCCCTCCCTCGGCGTGGAGCAGGTCAGACGGACCTCGGTCAGGTGCACGGTGACGCTGGTGCCCTGCCCGATCTGGAAGCTCACCTGCCCCTTCTCGGTGTCGAGTTCGGAGACGAACGAGTAGTAGAAGTGCTTGTCGACCGCAGACAAGGTCACCCTCTTGTCCAGAGTGACCGTCCACGGGTCCGTACCCAGGCCGACCTGGGCTCGCAGTGCGGTGCCCGGCTGGCTGGCCCGTGCGGTGAACGAGAACGTGTACGTGCAGCCCTTCCGCAGCACGATGCCGTCCTGCCCGAACGGGGCATCCCACAGGTTCACCGCCTCCGTGGTCGCGGTGGCCTCCGCCCCGGTTCCGGGGGCTGCGAGGGTGACCATGGCGGGATCGCCCGCCCACCAACCCGTGGTGCCGTTAGTGAAGTTGGAGTTGGAAACGAGATCCGCGTACACGGCGGCCATCAGGTGCTCTGCTCTCTTGGGTTACTTGACGTAGGAGACGCGCAGCTGCGGCGGGCGGGCGGAGCCCACACCGTCGAACTTGCCGTAGAACGTCTTGTTGGTGGTGTTGGGGTCCAGGGAGATCCCCCGGAACGTCTTCGGGTCGAAGATCGACGTGATGTCGACCCACTTCCCGCTGGAGCGCGCCCAGTTGCCGACCGTCTTGGCCGCGCCCTGGGTGGCGAACTTCGTGGGACGGGCTCCGTGGGTGTGGGTCTTGACGACGGCGGTGCCACCGGATGCGAAGTACCAGTGATTCGCGTACAGGTAGACCTCCACCTTGAGGACCTTCGCCCCCGCCAGATCAGCGGCGATGTTCCCGGCGAACCCAGTCAACGCGGCCTGCACACCGTTGTTCGCGGAGAAGAAGCCAGCGGCCAGGGCGTTGCCGTGGTAGGCGTTGAACCCAGCCCGGTTCGCGTAACTCCCGGACCAGGCGGCCTTGTAGGTGCGGGTCATCTTCACCGGGGAGTCCGGCACCACCGCACCACCCGTGTTGTACGCCCCAGTCTCTGGAATCCGCTCCCCGACGTCTTCCACCGTCAGGTGCCCCAGACGGCCGGAGGCCCCGGCCAGGGTGACCTGCTGCCCGGCCGGTGCGCCGCTGTCGGACGTGAACGTAAGCAGCAGCCGGTTCCGGCCCGGCCGGATGTAGTTCTCCGGGCTGCAATGGCTGACCAACCGCAATTCCACCTGCCTGCGGGCCGTCTGCACCAGCGGAAACCGCGCCTCTTGAATCTGCGGCGACGACACCAGCGGGGCACCCTCGTACCCCGACCGCAACCGCAGCACCAGCGAACCGCCCGCAGCCGTGCACTCGGCGGACCCGTTGAACTCGATCCGGTACATGCGATCCGGGGAGGCGTCGAAAGCCAGCTCGACGTACCCCATCTCGGTGCCCGCAGCTGTCTGTACCGGGGTGGCCATCCAGTCGACCGCGATCATCCCGCGGGGCCCGTTGTAGAGAGAGCTGAGGTCGTCTCCGCCGATGCTGAGCGTCCCGGCGACGTTCAGGTTCTGGAACGACGCATCGCCCGTCGACCCGATCGCCGCGACACGGGATGCGCCGTCGCGGAACG from Streptomyces sp. NBC_00237 carries:
- a CDS encoding ATP-binding protein, with the protein product MVSAPATTLASTFIPLRRDVRDGFAVAFAPEESRVGQMRRITTAKLRHWRLDDLVDVATLVVSELVTNAIRHGKAQHPVELRVSYSADKLHVQVTDGSSTPARLRPVSDDDESGRGLYLVDGLADDWGVSECGTRTWCSFQLPAGRS
- a CDS encoding TauD/TfdA family dioxygenase; this translates as MRRLPPQQTQAALAHHCVNASLPGATDRITAGLRDSGLVVLTGVASRTDVLALAARIMTVAAHRDSDSDGLTTLRDTRRHAGRAGFAGLGNGGLEPHTERSGIPVPPRLMLLVCGQAAESGGDSILVDGRAVHADLLTRSPTSVRVLSQRCTAYFGGGDGHPSQVFTVYDDHRVAVRLRLDGLARFSPIVQPHLPVLRTALQRQQVRLPLLPGQGYVLDNSRWLHARTAFTGDRVCWRALGQPRFVLPEGFVPDAAARRAVPVGGSGQW
- a CDS encoding NUDIX domain-containing protein; translation: MAYTPPTWPVSVKGVALDAHGRVLLLKNEREEWELPGGRLEPTDLSPEETVVREVSEESGWVVKAGPLLDVWIYQPLPETNPDRRVVIVTYGCTVLTPDTAPVLSHEHKQIGLFTAGEVSALRMPDGYKQSIATWYQTQE
- a CDS encoding helix-turn-helix transcriptional regulator, producing MSDRQEARGPSARHALWHWATPQAQLLLAARELGPILRFYRAVHGINQTELGTLLGYDKTMVSAMELGKRALNDTTARRHVAERLRIPPHVLGITDPADTDHRAMLQFGQSTVRLAEIARQSGHASEAVAELWPLVARLEARVEDGHTERDVLRLLAEARVGLGVALGNVLPEERLPTAASWTGKSLQIAHYFDDPAFTSQILRMHGNELRKAHLTGAAVHRLQQAVTLAPDDTARAAALPLLARAAGALHDQNLFDTVVRETDRLLERAEHTSLFNPFALHEIRLRGLVSTGRQDIAIRLVDQTPDHVGTGAQWAVIARITCARVRLLGGDHTGAEDSLTAALTEAVRQRLPHQLQRIIRTAADHLPDVRDAAGTALDGIRREMAA
- a CDS encoding phosphotransferase, whose protein sequence is MTAPIHGGYTEHEMTDLLTRTCEAAGLDATGAVLLRGQTNAVLRLAHDPVVVKIARKGTPATTVTRTVRFVQWLMELGFPTVPLHRPDLQPVSLGEQSATLWTYLHQPSHPVAAQALAKPLSTLHSLGNPPVQLPHLDVCTAIRRSLNATTTLPQDDLDYLHKRVDTLDRQLAEVRFEMPRSVLQGDPQHGNALHDGDRAVLCDWDSATIGHPEWDLVTVEVHCRRFGYDTAHYASFADAYGWDIRQWAGYRVLRDLRELRMITTNARKATHEPAKAAEIRSRIAADRSGDHHLRWNIL
- a CDS encoding N-acetylmuramoyl-L-alanine amidase, with product MATPLTADRLVAALQAEGVRVIERPGWQTHNRNAKGPWGPTHGVMIHHTVTSGTNSTVSICENGYSDLPGPLCHGVIAKDGTVYLIGHGRANHAGKGDSAVLQAVIAEKPLPRAARADKDGNPHFYGWECENLGDGRDPWTAAQLEAIERVSTALCRAHGWGAASVIGHLEWQPGKVDPKGFAMSGLRQHVAARLKGKPGASGSSTYTVRGGDTLSGIGERLGVNWQALARENNIVKPFTIHPGQTLKIPAK
- a CDS encoding glycoside hydrolase family 6 protein, which produces MAAVYADLVSNSNFTNGTTGWWAGDPAMVTLAAPGTGAEATATTEAVNLWDAPFGQDGIVLRKGCTYTFSFTARASQPGTALRAQVGLGTDPWTVTLDKRVTLSAVDKHFYYSFVSELDTEKGQVSFQIGQGTSVTVHLTEVRLTCSTPREGFFVDADSNAAKWVRDYPKDPRVDKITRGLVRRPTAKWFGDWNKDVQADVDTYVSAAAAAGLLPILAVYNVFNRDNGGESHGGAKSAELYRTWVDAVAAGIGDRPALVIVEPDALAQIQGLRDDTARAERLGLIKYAAEALGKLPHVRAYLDGGNATWIKPQEMSARLAAAGVAATKGFAVGVSNFDATDISATYGTQVSQALAGLGVPGVRFVIDTSRNGNGAMDGAGQHVDYCNPGGRRLGVPSSIGVGGAEYLLWIKVPGDSDGMCGTAPDVPAGTFSPFLAEQLIDGR